ATTCATCCACAAGTATTGATTGGACGAGTGCTGGTGGGATAGGTCCTGGGGCTTGGACTGGGGAGGAAAACCAGCACCCACTGGTGAGGGCACGAGGCCCCAGCCTCACACTCAGCTCTGCTTCCCTTCCAGGCTATACAAGTTCCTGTATGTGGTACACATCTTCATTCTTGCAGGTAAGGGTCTGGGTGCTGGGGTAATTTGGGGATGATGGCAGGACCCAAGGAATGGGTTCTTGTCTCAAAGCCACCCCAGTCTCCATCTACTCACCGGGATTCCCAGAGGCCCCCTCCTGCGACTGCCATGTACCTGGCTCCCCAGGGCTTGTCACACTGCTCAGAGCCAAGGCTagtcttctttctccctttcttccctctgcaCCTTCATGGTGagtctgggatttgaacccatatCTCACTCTAAAACCCAGGCATACCCCACAAAACccggaaacaaaccaaaaaacgcATACAACCAAATAATGTCCTACAGCAGTGATCTGCAAATTTTTGCTTGCATACCTTTTGAAAAACTATCCCTTCACACATTGTAAGTTAATATCTAATATCTTTCATcacacattaaaataatttaaaaggatataatttCTGGCATAttgtaaatacattttgaaataattacatcactcttttaaatgttttaactaGTCTTTCTTCATCTACCTGCAGGAGTGGTGTACTACTATTTTCAGGGGTGTGTGGGGAAAACAGCCCCTGACCATGAGATTGCTGGGGAATCATCACAGGTAGGGACCTCTGTCAGAGTTTAGAGGGACCGTCTCACTGTAGCAAAAAAAGAGGTCATACTCCTTGATCTCAAATGGtcaaccgtgtgtgtgtgtgtgtgtgtgtgtgtgtgtgtgtgtgtgtgtatgtgtgtgtgagaatgtgAGGGCTCTGGAGAAATTCCCTGTGTTCCTGGCAAAGTGTCAAACAGAGGTCCCACCCCCCATGGGCTGGCTGTATGGTCACCTCAGGGCTCCGTAGCAGTGACCTAGACAAACCTAAAGGAACAGATGACCCCTAATGCATGTGAGTAGCCCTGGAATATGGTTCTACACTGATATGTGAATGGGGTGGTGGTGAGCAGGACACCTGCCTGGGGTTACATACCCTCTTTAATGTCCCAGGTCCAGGAACCTATGGCAGAAGCCCCTACTCCCAGCCCTCTGTCAGGAAAACACAAATGGACACTGGATGCCCACTAAGGGCCACGTGCTGGATTAGGTGTTGCCCGTCTATTGAAACCTCGCAGCAAGCCAGCAGCTCCCactttatagaggaggaaacgtAGGCTCCCAGAGGAACGGTGACTAGACCCAGGCTGCCCAAGGTGACGGGACAGAGCCACGTACCTGCTCTCTGGAGGCCTCCTGCTCTCCATCTAGTGCTATTGGCAAGAGAGGCCTTTCGTGGGGATGAGCTTATCTGTGACCCAGCAACACTGAGAAGTGTGCGCTACATATTTAGGGAGGGACTATTCAGAGGTTGGAGAGCCCCTAAGAAGGCCCATGTTGGCAGGTGCCTTAGAGACAGAGTCCTatgttgcttcctttttttttttttaattaaccaaattttcattttaaaagttttattgtcatcaaagatatacatatacatagttcAAGGAGTCAAAGTTTTCAGACTTGAAACAAAAAACTAGCTATCTTTTGTCCCAATCCTCTTCACCCATGATTCCCACAACCCAGGGTGGGAGTCTTTCCAGCTTCCAATTTTCTAGCTGAAGCCTTTGATTTTGCCTCCATGGTTCTAAATAGGATGTTTATCCTGCTTTGTCTCAATTTTTCAGATTTAAACATTATCCAATGAATTCCTACAACGAAAGATGAGAATTTAGCTCTCGTAACAGCTGCACACTTACTGCCACCTCCAGCATACATCTCACCTTTCTCTAGTCTTCCAGTATAGTTATATCCTAGTTTTTGGCAttgtaaatgttttattctgAGTAATGACATCTTCagttgttaaaaaattttaagtatcatttttgcttttttgctgacttttatatcattttggctttttaaaaaataattaattaatttttattatttatttatttatttatggctgtgttgggtcttcgctgctgcgcgcgggctttctctaggtgcgtcgagagggggctaccctttgttgtggtgtgcgggcttctcattgcggtggcttctcttgttgccgagcacaggctctaggcgcgcggacttcagttgttgtggcacatgggctagttgctccgcggcatgtgggatcttcccggaccagggctcgaacccgtgtcccctgcattggcaggcagattcttaaccaccgaaccaccagggaagtcctcattttgGCTTTTAAGTCCCTCTCCCACACAGTGGGctcttttcactcattttttaataattaaggtATTATTTATACAGAGTGAAATCCATCCTTTTTAGTGtgcagttctgtgagttttgacaaatgtatgcaaTTGTATAATTGCCACCACAACCAGGATACAGAAGAGTTTCATCATTTCAAAAAATTCCCCCATACTCATTTATAGTCAACctttcccccactcccagcccctggcatccaGTGAGCAGTTTTCTGttcccatagttttgcctttgcaAGAtggtcatataaatggaaacatccaaggacttccctggtggtccagtggttaagaatccgccttccaatgcagggaacgtgggttcgatcctggtcggggaactaagattccacatgccatggggcaagtactgagcccatgcgctgcaacaaagacccagcacagccaaaagtaaaataaattaataaataaataaacaacaacaaaaaaacatccagtatgtagtcttttatttatttatttggctgtgcagcaggattgtgggatcttagttccctgaccagggattgaaccagagGCCCCtccagtggaagcacagagtcctaaccactggacctccagggaattccccagtatgtagtcttttgagcctggtttctttcacttagcacaaggCATTTGAGGTCCACCCAGTTGTGTGTAGCAGTGTTTGttccttcttattgctgagtagttGTCCATTGCATGGAGGTACCACGGTTTGTCCATTCACCAAGTGAgaaacatttggattgtttctagttttttggcAGTTACAGATAAAACCACTATAAatgttcatgtacaagttttgtgtgaacataggttTTCCTTTTACTTAGGTAAATACCTAGCAGTGGGATTGTGGGGTCATGCGGCAAgcgtatatttagttttgtaggaAACTGTAAAACGTTTCCAAAATGGCTGGCacccattttgcattctcactgGCAATGAATGAGAGGGTCCATTTGTTCCATATCATTTCCagcatttaccttttttttagtcattctaataggctTGTATTGTAATTTTATTTAGATCAATATTGAGGATTtacattgtgtttatttatttttttattaattagttaatttttggctgcattgggtctttgttgctgcgcacgggctttctctagttgcggcgagcgggggctactctttgttgcagtgtgggggcttctcactgcagtggcttctcttgttgtggagcacgggctctaggcgcacgggcttcagtagtcgtggctcacaggctctagagcgcaggctcagtagttgtggcgcacgggcttagttgctccacggcatgtgggatcttcccggaccagggctcgaacccgtgtcccctgcattggcaggcggagtcttaaccactgcgccaccagggaagccccagatgttACTCTTTATTTGGGGGGAGCACAACCTCCGGTTGCTTCCTGAGGGGTAGTCTTGAGACACTACATATCTGAAAAGGTCTTAATTCATATTTAACTAAGTTTGgctaggtatagaattctagacGAGAAATAATTTTCTGACAGATTTTGAAGCTCCTCATTTTCTTCTGGCTTCAAAGGGTTGGTGTTGAAAAGTCTGATGAAAGTTGAATTCCTAAAACAGACTTTTTCTTCATATCTCTGGAAGTTTTTAGGTTCTTTTCATCCTCAGTGTCTTGAAATTTATTGATGGCATAATCTGGGGTGGGTCTCCTTCATCCATTGTCCTGGACACTTGGCGATTCCTTCTCTTCTGGAAAATCATGTCGCTCATCTTTGGGAAATTGTCTTGgtaaaaaatgaacatatttatttgacatctctccctgccaccccagTTTGTTGTCTCTGTTCCCTCTTTCAGAAAGATCTATGATGATTTAGCTGTTGGACCTCCCACTCTCTTCTCTCTATTCTTTACCTTCTACAGTTTGACTGgatttttaattcttaatttttaattcctATTATAAtgtcatatttgtttttaaagaattagagATTGTTGTTTGAACATTCCTATTTTAGCGCCTATACTTGTTTTGTAAATGCAAAGTTCATCTTTCTAAAGCCATCAATTATTGTTTGTGTGAAGTTTTCCTTAAATCCTTGGTAGTCTTTAGGTGTCTTCGCAGCAGGCATTGACAGTGGACTAGTACATAGCTGAGCCCTTAATATGTCACCTcagccttccttctctctctctttctccttgtcGTGCAGCCCTTAGGGGAGACCTTAAGGCCAGTGTGGGGACTGATGGATAAATGCTACCCTGTGACCACTCAGGTGGGTAAGGGCTGGGGACTCCTCctcccctggggtggggtggctgtCCTGGGCACCCTTGGTAGGCACACACAATAAGAGGATGGGCCAGGCAGGGAAGGCCTCCCAGACACTCATAGCTGAATATCACTTCCCCTGTTTCCCTCTGTAGAGACACAGAGTCAAGAGTGGGGAGAAGCAAGACTCTGAGGTAAGTGAGGCCTGCCCTGGAAGGGCCCGGGGCCGGGGCTGTCTCCTGTCAGCGCTCCCTGAGACTCAGGGATGCCCCAGCTCATGGCCAGGGGTCCCAGGGAGAGTGGCAGGGCCCGTCTAGGAAACTTACAACCCTACCACAGCGCGAGCTGagaagggaggggcttccctggaaaAACAAAGAACTACGCACACTCcaggtgtggagaacagggagagGGGTTAGGGGATCAGTGGGCCTTTCTGCCCATATTCTGCCCTCGTGTCCCTCCCTGCAGGCCATGACCCCCAAGGCAACAGGAGGACCGAATGATGCTGCCCCCAAGGAGGAGACTGATAGCTTATCTTCGGATGAGGGGGAGATGAGGTCCCCAGGAGAGGAGGCAGGCAGCCCCATTCCTTCCCCCATTCCTGCTGGGAAGGAGGTatctgaggaggaggaggcggcaggGACCCCAGGCTGGGAGGTAAGGAAGCCTGGTGCCTCGACTGGAACATCCCAGCATGGGTCCTACTGAGAAGCCCCAGGGCACTGCAGGGTGGAGTGGAGaggccctggggaaggagggcaatggggggcgggggctggggcaCCCCCAAGATGACTGAGCCTAACTGCCATCTCAGTCGAGCAACAGCTCTGTGAGGAGCTGAGAGGAGTAGACATGGCCTGAGCAGAAAGTGGATCTGAATCCTGGCCTCCCCTGACTTCTTGTGAAGTGAGGCCTATTTCCCCATCTGCTCAACGTAGAACCTGTCTCATCCCACCACCgtcccccttcttccttcccaggaaaataaaaaggtcCGAAAGGAGATTGCTGCATATACTTCTGGTAAAACAACTGACCCCACCCTGCTGTAGCAGGACTGCCCTCCTCTCTAATCTCAGTGACCCTGCAGAGGTCACAGACAGCCGAGCTCCTCCCTGACCCTCctgccccagggaggggagggaagaaatcCAGGTAGCCAGATGCCCTGTCTTTCCTGATGAGTCCCCCTGCCTCCTGCTTCCTTCTTGGGTTGGCAGGACTTGAGGCCACTGCGCTTGAGCTGGAGGAATGCCTAGCCTTATATCAACGCTGACCTGCTCCCCTGGCACCAGAGGGTACCCTGGCCCTGGGGAAAGGTTCCTCCCAGCAAGGAACCCACAGGGCATGTCTGTTTGTGCTTTTTAGAGGCTTCTGAGGTGGACATCATGGAGGAAAGCCCTGGGGGCTGGGTCCCCCAGCTCCTGAGGAAGCTCTGGCTGGGCTGGTTCCCAGCCTCTGACATCCCCAAGACTCAGAGCCACGAATGACACAACATCCAATAAATCCACAGTTGCTGCTTCTGCAGGCCTGGCTGCTTCCTTTCAGGGGCCTCAAGTTTCCACAACCTCAGTGTGGTTTCATCCACGCTCCCTGTTCCAATAAGCTGCAGGAACACCACCTCCTGCCACTAAGCCCACGACAGGGGATACGCTGGAGACTGAACGGGGCCCTGGCTGGTCTTCTGACTCAGTGCCAAGGGAGAGGCCAAGTTCCCTTAATGCTAAGAGCTGTGGAGCTCACTGTCATGAAGGCGAAAGTGGCCTGGCTGGGGGCGGTGCTTCTGCCTTGGGTGTCTGTGGTCCCCGAGCTGTTAACCTAAATGTACCAGGAAGTCTGCTTACGACTCAGGTAAGCAGACAGTCATCAGAAGCCCCTGGGTGGTGCCTGTGCATGCTTAGAGTCCAGAACAAACTGTCAGGGTGGTGGGCACAGGTAGAGGGTGGCAGTCCCCGCCCTCAGCTAGGGCTGCAGGCTAATGAGGTCCCAGCCCCAGAGTCAGAGCAGGAAGACAGGCCCCAGCAGCCATCTGGTGCAAACTTCTCATTGGCTGAAGGGGAAATAGAagcttgaggtcacacagtgtCGTAGCAGAGCGAGGACTGGAGCCAGGGTGTCCTCCTCTGAGCTCCGCACCTGGCCTCCTTCTGCCCTGGCCACCCCATTGTCACATGGGCCCAAGGTTGACCCCTGTCCCTAGGGCATGCCTGTGGCCCACAGGGGCTCATTCCCTGCCCCTGCCAAGCCTCCTGAGTGCCTGGCCTGACCGGGCCACTCAGAGGACGGAGCCCCGGGTTGGAGCCTAGATGAGTGTCCTCCCACTCCAGCGTGGCCATGAGTGGCAACTCCTattgggcaggggctgggagatgagCATCCCTAAGGGGCAGGGAAAGGGGGCCCATCCTATCTTGGGGTGACtaagaggcccagggaggtggctCACTCCTGGGCTGCCATCAGGCTTCCCAGGGAGAGCTCTGGCATCTGAAGACCGAGCTGCAGGTGCTAACCCAGCACATTGCTTCCCAGCCATCCCTGAGTTCGCCACCTTTTGGGGCAGCAGACTTGATGGTGCTGGCTGAGCTGCTGGCCTGTGGTGCAAGCTGAGTGTGGCTGGGCCTGAAATGTGGGCATCCAGGTTGAGTGGGGCCCTCCTCATCCCCACTGGGGCCTGAAATCTCTCACCAGCCTATTCTAGTTCCTTCCGGCAGAAGCCAGGACCTATTTATAGACTTTGTCACTAACCCAAGTAACCAGTATTGGGTCTCCAAGGGTGACTAGGGGGTAAGGTGTCACCTTCTGAGCCTCGGTATACCCATCTCTCAAATGGGGTCAAATGCCAGGTAAGGATGGATGAGGCAGGGGTAGGGGCTGGATCTGGGGAGGCTGCTGAGGCCCCATGACCACCAAGGGGCTGGTCAGGGGCCCCGGGTGGGACTCAAGGCAGGTTGGAGCCACCAGACTGGTTTATTGTACATCAGGGCTACTGCTGAGGAGTGGGTTGGGGGCTTGGTGCCCACCTCTAGCGgggcagagcacagagctggTAGGGGGATGGGGTCACCAGGAAGGCAAAGACACCGTGGCCACTGGGGCGGGGCTGCCCAGCGGGCACTGAGAAGCTGAAGTGCTGCAGGAGGCtggtgaagaagaggaagagctcCATGCGGGCGAGGGGCTCCCCAAGGCACGAGCGGCGGCCTGTGGGTGGGCATGGGGGGTCTGTGAGCCTGGGGGCCTGGGCTCCACCCCTCCAAGACTCCCTCAGGACAGGTAAGCAAACCGGGTACCCCACAGGTACCTGCTGAGAAGGGTATGAAGGCCTCCTGCTTGA
The genomic region above belongs to Balaenoptera musculus isolate JJ_BM4_2016_0621 chromosome 10, mBalMus1.pri.v3, whole genome shotgun sequence and contains:
- the LOC118902636 gene encoding uncharacterized protein LOC118902636, whose product is MEQKRYLQRLKMVFGLCCQRERLYKFLYVVHIFILAGVVYYYFQGCVGKTAPDHEIAGESSQPLGETLRPVWGLMDKCYPVTTQRHRVKSGEKQDSEAMTPKATGGPNDAAPKEETDSLSSDEGEMRSPGEEAGSPIPSPIPAGKEVSEEEEAAGTPGWEENKKVRKEIAAYTSEASEVDIMEESPGGWVPQLLRKLWLGWFPASDIPKTQSHE